The DNA window AACAGCCTTTGCCATACTGCTTACAAATTGTCCTCCTGGCTCTGCAAATGATGTAACCCCTGCTCTAATTTGCTCAAGACAGCAAAGTAATGTAGATATATATGAGTCTTCCTCAGTTAAATTGCTTTCATATGGGAAAATGCGTTCATGTAACCAAGTCAAAAGGTTCACATCATCCCCAAGGCCTCTACCCAATTGCTGAGATGTGTGCACATGTGTATTGATTAGACCCGGCATTATAATCTTTCCTTTAACATCAACAATCTCTGCATCAGAAGCTATCAAAGACTGTTCTACATCCCCTACTGCCTTTATCCTATCATTCTCAATTAAAATACTTCCTTGGGTATATACCTGCTCTTTTTTGTTCATAGAAACTACAAAACCATTTTTTAACAATATCTGTCTCATTCCATCTCCTCCTTAGCCTTAGTTTGATTAAAAATCTTCCAGAGCTTTATCTTAAATAAAACACCTCCTTGAACTTAATTCTGTTGTACGCTACAATAAAAAATGTTCACTATTTTTAACATTCGCTATTTTTCGAAAATTTCCTCTAAATTTTTCAAATTTTATTTTATATGTTATTATTCTTGTATATGGTAATAATCAAAGGAGCTTTTAGAAAGGAGAGCAAAATTGGACATAGGAAGCATAATAAAAAATAAGCGTTTAGAAAGAAAAATGTCACTTCGTGAGCTAGCTACTAAGACAGGGTTATCTGCAAGTGCCATAAGTCAAATAGAAAATAATAAATCTATACCTAATATACTTACTGCTAAACAGCTAGCTGATGTTTTAGGTTTTTCGATTATTTCTTTTTTTCTTGATGATATAGATAGTAAAATTTCACTTGTACGAAAAGAGGAACGGAAAAAAATAATTCGCAACAAAAGCAAACATGGTAAATTAACAGAGGAACTGCTCACTAAGGAAAAGAATGAAATTTTAGGCGGTTTAATTACTATCCCTCCTTTAGCTGATTCGGGTAATGAAGTAAGCCATAGTGGCGAAGAAATAGTATATGTACTTGAAGGCGAAGTAATGTATACTCTAGTAGGAGTTAATA is part of the Proteiniborus sp. MB09-C3 genome and encodes:
- a CDS encoding helix-turn-helix domain-containing protein — translated: MDIGSIIKNKRLERKMSLRELATKTGLSASAISQIENNKSIPNILTAKQLADVLGFSIISFFLDDIDSKISLVRKEERKKIIRNKSKHGKLTEELLTKEKNEILGGLITIPPLADSGNEVSHSGEEIVYVLEGEVMYTLVGVNSYTLRAGDTLTYPCSIPHKWCNTHDSKEAKILMVATSKDF